A region from the Oncorhynchus clarkii lewisi isolate Uvic-CL-2024 chromosome 8, UVic_Ocla_1.0, whole genome shotgun sequence genome encodes:
- the LOC139415099 gene encoding serine incorporator 1-like — MGAVLGLCSMASWIPCLCGTAPCLLCKCCPSGNNSTVTRLIYAFFLLLCVGIACIMLMPGMEEQLKKIPGFCDGGMGTSIPGVEGHVNCDVLVGYKAVYRICFGMAMFFLLFSLLMVKVKSSQDPRATIHNGFWFFKFASATAITIGAFFIPEGPFTTVWFYIGMAGAFCFILIQLVLLIDFAHSWNESWVEKMEEGNSRCWYAALLSATTINYILSLVSLIMFYVYYTHTDGCTENKAFITVNMLLCVGASVMSVLPKIQESQPRSGLLQSSIVTLYTMYLTWSAMTNEPDRKCNPSLLGIIGLNNTTPAGKDHPVVQWWDAQGIVGLVLFLMCVLYSSIRNSSNTQLNKLTLTSDESSLIEDGHHPENFDVEDGENRAVDNEKEGVTYSYSFFHFMLFLASLYIMMTLTNWYSPDSNYETMTSKWPSVWVKISSSWICIALYVWTLAAPLVLVNRDFD; from the exons ATCCCCTGCCTGTGTGGCACTGCCCCCTGTCTGCTGTGCAAATGCTGCCCCAGTGGGAATAACTCCACTGTCACCCGACTCATCTATGCCTTCTTCCTCCTGCTGTGTGTGGGCATCGCATGCATTATGCTCATGCCAGGGATGGAAGAGCAGCTCAAGAAG ATTCCAGGATTCTGTGATGGGGGAATGGGTACATCAATTCCAGGTGTGGAGGGTCATGTCAACTGTGATGTCTTGGTTGGCTACAAGGCTGTGTACCGTATCTGCTTCGGCATGGCAATGTTCTTCCTGCTCTTCTCCCTCCTCATGGTCAAAGTCAAGAGTAGCCAGGATCCCAGAGCTACTATACACAATGG GTTTTGGTTCTTCAAGTTTGCTTCTGCGACTGCCATTACCATTGGTGCATTCTTCATTCCAGAGGGTCCCTTCACAACTG TTTGGTTCTACATAGGAATGGCTGGAGCTTTTTGCTTCATCCTGATCCAGCTGGTCCTGCTGATAGACTTTGCCCACTCCTGGAATGAGTCCTGGgtggagaagatggaggagggCAACTCTCGCTGCTGGTATGCAG CTCTGCTGTCTGCTACAACCATCAACTACATCCTGTCCCTGGTGTCTCTGATCATGTTCTACGTCTACTACACCCACACTGACGGCTGCACTGAGAACAAGGCCTTCATCACTGTCAACATGCTGCTGTGTGTCGGAGCCTCAGTCATGTCCGTCCTGCCCAAGATTCAg GAGTCCCAGCCAAGGTCTGGGTTGCTGCAGTCTTCCATTGTGACTCTGTACACCATGTATCTCACCTGGTCTGCCATGACCAACGAGCCAG ACAGGAAATGCAACCCAAGCTTGCTGGGTATCATTGGCCTCAACAACACCACCCCAGCTGGTAAGGACCACCCTGTTGTTCAGTGGTGGGATGCCCAGGGTATTGTGGGGCTGGTCCTGTTCCTGATGTGTGTTCTGTACTCAAG CATCCGCAACTCCTCCAACACCCAGTTGAACAAACTGACTCTGACCAGTGACGAGTCTTCTCTGATTGAGGATGGCCACCACCCTGAGAACTTTGACGTGGAAGATGGTGAGAACCGGGCCGTGGACAACGAGAAGGAAGGAGTCACCTACAGCTACTCCTTCTTCCACTTCATGCTCTTCCTGGCCTCCCTCTACATCATGATGACCCTCACCAACTGGTACAG CCCTGACTCCAACTATGAGACAATGACCAGCAAGTGGCCCTCGGTGTGGGTGAAGATCTCCTCCAGCTGGATCTGCATTGCCCTCTATGTGTGGACCCTAGCAGCCCCACTGGTCCTGGTCAACCGAGACTTCGACTGA
- the LOC139415098 gene encoding heat shock factor protein 2-like isoform X2 has protein sequence MKQNSNVPAFLTKLWTLVEDSDTNEFICWSQEGNSFLVMDEQRFSKDILPKFFKHNNMASFVRQLNMYGFRKVMHIDTGIVKQERDGPVEFQHHYFKHGQDDLLENIKRKVSNARPNDTKIRQEDLSNILASVQNVHGKQESIDSRLNTLKRDNEGLWREISDLRQKHSQQQQIIKKLIQFIVTLVQKNRMSLKRKRPILLNSNGKKPKYIHEIYDDPPLDHNKPSVSGLKSADLTDDVVICDVTDDDTEITEGPSRALDQSDVEIVEVFNSNTVSQTDSADSIGQTNSLVIEPEETTISTYDSLPTSSTLQLNKQSGLSLEDPMKMMDSILNESGAISQNINLLGKVELMDYLDSIDCSLEDFQAMLGVVVPKKMQGCYPKETSLVSQQTTSWSSTHPALCWPSWMAAPLWPQRQTAAQPQSWETACCSTTLRSPQTCWSQTRSLHEALSSAWSP, from the exons ATGAAACAAAATTCAAATGTACCAGCCTTTCTCACCAAGCTTTGGACTCTTGTGGAAGATTCTGACACAAATGAATTTATTTGTTGGAGTCAG GAAGGTAACAGTTTCCTTGTCATGGATGAACAGCGATTTTCCAAGGATATCCTTCCCAAGTTCTTCAAGCACAACAACATGGCCAGCTTTGTCAGACAGCTGAATATGT ATGGATTTCGCAAAGTGATGCACATCGACACAGGCATAGTAAAGCAAGAGAGGGATGGACCAGTTGAATTTCAgcatcattactttaaacatGGTCAGGATGACTTGCTGGAAAACATCAAAAGAAAG GTTTCCAATGCAAGACCAAATGATACAAAGATCAGACAGGAAGACCTGTCCAATATTTTGGCCAGTGTTCAGAATGTTCACGGAAAACAAGAAAGCATTGATTCCAGACTCAACACACTGAAAAG AGATAATGAAGGTCTATGGAGGGAAATATCAGACCTGAGACAGAAGCACTCCCAACAGCAGCAAATCATTAAGAAG TTAATACAATTCATCGTCACATTGGTACAGAAGAACCGGATGAGTTTAAAACGCAAGAG GCCTATTCTACTGAACAGCAATGGAAAGAAGCCTAAATACATCCATGAAATCTACGATGATCCTCCTCTGGACCACAACAAA CCCTCTGTCAGTGGTTTGAAGAGTGCTGATCTTACTGACGATGTCGTCATCTGTGATGTAACTGACGATGACACAGAGATCACAGAGGGCCCCTCAAGAGCATTGGATCAATC GGATGTAGAAATAGTTGAGGTCTTCAACAGCAATACTGtgtcacagacagacagcgcTGACAGTATAGGACAGACCAACTCTTTAGTAATCGAACCAGAAGAGACCACCATAAGCACATATGATAGCCTTCCCACAAGCAGCACCTTGCAGCTAAACAAACAGTCAGGGTTGAGCCTGGAGGATCCAATGAAGATGATGGACTCAATCCTCAATGAGAGTGGAGCTATTTCTCAGAATATCAATCTCCTCGGCAA GGTTGAGCTGATGGACTACTTGGACAGCATTGACTGCAGTTTGGAAGACTTTCAGGCTATGTT GGGAGTGGTGGTCCCAAAGAAAATGCAGGGCTGCTATCCGAAGGAGACAAGTCTAGTTTCTCAGCAGACAACCAGCTGGTCCAGTACACATCCTGCCCTCTGCTGGCCTTCCTGGATGGCTGCACCCCTTTGGCCACAGAGGCAGACAGCAGCACAGCCACAGAGCTGGGAGACAGCCTGCTGCAGCACAACACTGAGGTCCCCACAGACCTGCTGGAGCCAGACGAGGAGCCTCCACGAAGCTCTCTCATCCGCCTGGAGCCCCTGA
- the LOC139415098 gene encoding heat shock factor protein 2-like isoform X1 produces the protein MKQNSNVPAFLTKLWTLVEDSDTNEFICWSQEGNSFLVMDEQRFSKDILPKFFKHNNMASFVRQLNMYGFRKVMHIDTGIVKQERDGPVEFQHHYFKHGQDDLLENIKRKVSNARPNDTKIRQEDLSNILASVQNVHGKQESIDSRLNTLKRDNEGLWREISDLRQKHSQQQQIIKKLIQFIVTLVQKNRMSLKRKRPILLNSNGKKPKYIHEIYDDPPLDHNKPSVSGLKSADLTDDVVICDVTDDDTEITEGPSRALDQSDVEIVEVFNSNTVSQTDSADSIGQTNSLVIEPEETTISTYDSLPTSSTLQLNKQSGLSLEDPMKMMDSILNESGAISQNINLLGKVELMDYLDSIDCSLEDFQAMLYGKQFSIDPDILEATEGSGGPKENAGLLSEGDKSSFSADNQLVQYTSCPLLAFLDGCTPLATEADSSTATELGDSLLQHNTEVPTDLLEPDEEPPRSSLIRLEPLTEAEASESTIFYLCELNPEGDTTDSTQLEI, from the exons ATGAAACAAAATTCAAATGTACCAGCCTTTCTCACCAAGCTTTGGACTCTTGTGGAAGATTCTGACACAAATGAATTTATTTGTTGGAGTCAG GAAGGTAACAGTTTCCTTGTCATGGATGAACAGCGATTTTCCAAGGATATCCTTCCCAAGTTCTTCAAGCACAACAACATGGCCAGCTTTGTCAGACAGCTGAATATGT ATGGATTTCGCAAAGTGATGCACATCGACACAGGCATAGTAAAGCAAGAGAGGGATGGACCAGTTGAATTTCAgcatcattactttaaacatGGTCAGGATGACTTGCTGGAAAACATCAAAAGAAAG GTTTCCAATGCAAGACCAAATGATACAAAGATCAGACAGGAAGACCTGTCCAATATTTTGGCCAGTGTTCAGAATGTTCACGGAAAACAAGAAAGCATTGATTCCAGACTCAACACACTGAAAAG AGATAATGAAGGTCTATGGAGGGAAATATCAGACCTGAGACAGAAGCACTCCCAACAGCAGCAAATCATTAAGAAG TTAATACAATTCATCGTCACATTGGTACAGAAGAACCGGATGAGTTTAAAACGCAAGAG GCCTATTCTACTGAACAGCAATGGAAAGAAGCCTAAATACATCCATGAAATCTACGATGATCCTCCTCTGGACCACAACAAA CCCTCTGTCAGTGGTTTGAAGAGTGCTGATCTTACTGACGATGTCGTCATCTGTGATGTAACTGACGATGACACAGAGATCACAGAGGGCCCCTCAAGAGCATTGGATCAATC GGATGTAGAAATAGTTGAGGTCTTCAACAGCAATACTGtgtcacagacagacagcgcTGACAGTATAGGACAGACCAACTCTTTAGTAATCGAACCAGAAGAGACCACCATAAGCACATATGATAGCCTTCCCACAAGCAGCACCTTGCAGCTAAACAAACAGTCAGGGTTGAGCCTGGAGGATCCAATGAAGATGATGGACTCAATCCTCAATGAGAGTGGAGCTATTTCTCAGAATATCAATCTCCTCGGCAA GGTTGAGCTGATGGACTACTTGGACAGCATTGACTGCAGTTTGGAAGACTTTCAGGCTATGTTGTACGGGAAGCAGTTCAGCATTGATCCAGATATTTTAGAGGCCACAGAG GGGAGTGGTGGTCCCAAAGAAAATGCAGGGCTGCTATCCGAAGGAGACAAGTCTAGTTTCTCAGCAGACAACCAGCTGGTCCAGTACACATCCTGCCCTCTGCTGGCCTTCCTGGATGGCTGCACCCCTTTGGCCACAGAGGCAGACAGCAGCACAGCCACAGAGCTGGGAGACAGCCTGCTGCAGCACAACACTGAGGTCCCCACAGACCTGCTGGAGCCAGACGAGGAGCCTCCACGAAGCTCTCTCATCCGCCTGGAGCCCCTGACTGAGGCAGAGGCCAGCGAGTCAACGATCTTCTACCTGTGTGAACTCAACCCAGAAGGTGACACCACTGACTCGACGCAGCTGGAGATTTAA